The Saimiri boliviensis isolate mSaiBol1 chromosome 19, mSaiBol1.pri, whole genome shotgun sequence genome contains the following window.
atgtaattccagctactctggaggttgaggcaggagaatcacttgaacccaggtgatggagcttgcagtgagccaagactatgccactgcactccagagtgagactctatctcaaaaaaaaaaaaaaaaaaaaaaaatcacatcctctctccccccacccgactccttctttctttctttctttttttttttttttgagacggagtttcgcccttgttacctaggctggagtgcaatggcacgatctcggctcaccgcaacctccgcctcctgggctcaggcaattctcctacctcagcctcctgagtagctgggattacaggcacgtgccaccatgcccagctaattttttgcacttttagtagagatggggtttcaccacgttgaccaggatggtctcgatctcttgacctcgtgatctacccgcctcggcctcccaaagtgctgggattacaggcttgagccaccgcgcccggcgcccgactctttctttctttcgagtcttactctgtcacccaggctggagtgcagtggcatgatctcagctcactgcaacctccacctcctgggttcaagcaattctcctctctcaccctcccgacaggttcaggcaattctcctctctcaccctcccgacaggttcaggcaattctcctctcttaccctcctgagtagctgggactacaggtgcctgccaccatgcctggctaattttctgtatttttagtagagacagggctatatcatgttagccaggatggtcttggatctctcctgacctcgtgatccacccacctcagcctcccaaagtgctgggattacaggcaagagccaccatacccagcccctgccttttttttttttttttttttcttttttttaagactgagtctcactctgtcacccaggctggagtgaagtggcatgatctcggctcactgcaacctgttcctcctgggttcaagcgattctcctgtctcagcctcccgagtagctggggattacaggcacacgtcacacacccagctaattttttacatttttggtagagttagggtttcaccatgttggccaggctggtcttgaactcctgacctcaagtgatccgcctgcctcggcctcccaaagcgctggcataacaggcgtgagccactgtgccttgccaaaATTCTCCTTTTCTTGAAACACTAAGTAACATCTCCCGAACACCAGTGTTCCTTAGAATACACATTGGAGAACTCTTAGAGGCAACTGTCTCCTTCTGAGCCTTCCGACCTCTGGCTTTCCCCTCCCATACCTGTACTTCCGGCGGCAGCAACTGTTATAGTTGGGGGCTCTGTGCAGAGCACTCTGGGTGATAAGTCGTGTCTGGGTTAGCAGAGGAGCCTGATAAGGAgatgggagacagagtcagaggCTTCAGCCCTCTTCCCTTTCAGCCTGGTGTGTGCAGCAGGGTCTTGACTAGAATACAGTCTCCATTCTCTCAATACCTCCGCTTTGGTTTCTTCCCTCCTCAATTCATTCTGATGTCTTGGATTctgcttcctctcctttcccGGCTGCTTCTTGCCATAGAAAAGCTGCAAGCCTGAGGAGAAAGGGAAACAAGATTAAAAGCATAACACCAAGAGTGGTGTGCAGAAATTTCGAGGGTTTATTCCCCATACCCTGAGTTTCCCCAAACTTACTGGATAGATGTTTCTTGCCTGCTCGGTGGGCAGTCAGCATAGCCAGGGTGTCCAGGACTGGTCGATGGGGGCAGATGGCACAAGCAAAACTGAGCGGGGGGGAGAGAAGAGGATAAGGGGTCCAGGGGAGGAGGGTTGGGCCAGTCCTCACAGTAAGTCCCACCCTGTCCTAGCAGTCCTTTCCAAAGCCCAACTCCAGGTCACCCAATCCCCTCTTCCTCCGATCCTTGCTTCCCGCCAAGGAATCCTAGATACTGCTGCTGTCCTGATTAATAACAAAAGTTTGttgaagccgggcatggtgacgcccgcctgtaatcccagctactcgcgacgCTGAGGAagcaagatcacttgagctctagagtttgaggacagcctgggcaacacagcgagacctccatctcaaaggaaaaaaaaaaaaaaaaaaagtttgtggaGCCTCTAACCATAGAACCCTCAGGCCTGGGCCACTCCTCGCTCTTACCGTCCATCCCGAAGCATCAGCGCCTCATCCTCTGGGATGTAACTGGCTAGCAGATCCCCGACTCTTCTTTTCtgcagggagaaggggaagaaattCGCACGGCATCAGCAGATAAAAGAGACGGATGGAAGTGAAATGAGAGAAATGAGGAGTCAAATGGAATAAGGACCCTGGGGAGAACAGCGATCATAGACCGAAAAAGGTGTCACTATCCAGCTCTAAGCCGCCTGGCTCTCTCCTGCACCCCCGAGCTGCTGCCAGAGCAACGAAAAAAAGCTCCTTCCCAACCTTCAGAGAGCGACTGAAGCT
Protein-coding sequences here:
- the SCNM1 gene encoding sodium channel modifier 1: MSFKREGDDWSQLNVLKKRRVGDLLASYIPEDEALMLRDGRFACAICPHRPVLDTLAMLTAHRAGKKHLSSLQLFYGKKQPGKERKQNPRHQNELRREETKAEAPLLTQTRLITQSALHRAPNYNSCCRRKYRPEAPGPSVSLSPMPPSEVELQSGKISRELEPGAGPQAEESATVSAPAPVSPTRRRALNHYLTLRSSGWIPDGRGRWVKDENVEFDSDEEEPPDFPLD